Proteins found in one Herbiconiux sp. A18JL235 genomic segment:
- a CDS encoding deoxyguanosinetriphosphate triphosphohydrolase: MAEPLQNLATYAPTKGYSEADAERLLPEEHYTRRSDFARDRARVLHSSSLRRLAAKTQVLSPAVVADFARNRLTHSLEVAQVGRELAASLDLDPDVVDTACLAHDLGHPPFGHNGERALNDWAREIGGFEGNAQSLRILSRLEPKVVGETGRSFGLNLTRASLDASCKYPWSASDPVQDPSGRLKYGVYDDDIEVFDWFRAEAPSRRLCVEAQVMDLSDDIAYSVHDFEDAVLNGYIDVSVLGDRVDHADLVRRIHLRAGGGFELDELAEAFDRLDSLKVWLSEWDDSRAAHASLKNLTSQLIGRFAGAATRATREAFPTPSITRYGADVVVPDWVAAEIATLKGIVSVFVMSTDARQPLYVDQRELLGELADALLESEGANLDAAFAADWREAVDDTARRRVVVDQVASLTDQTAVAWYERLCGGSRPRLALPVRNVS; the protein is encoded by the coding sequence GTGGCTGAACCCCTGCAGAACCTCGCCACCTACGCGCCCACCAAGGGCTACAGCGAGGCCGATGCCGAGCGCCTGCTGCCCGAGGAGCACTACACCAGGCGCAGCGACTTCGCGCGCGACCGCGCCCGCGTGCTGCACTCGTCGTCGCTGCGCCGGCTGGCCGCGAAGACTCAGGTGCTGAGCCCCGCGGTCGTCGCCGACTTCGCCCGCAACCGGCTCACCCACTCGCTCGAGGTGGCCCAGGTGGGCCGCGAGCTCGCCGCGAGCCTCGACCTCGACCCCGATGTCGTCGACACCGCCTGCCTCGCCCACGACCTCGGGCATCCGCCCTTCGGTCACAACGGCGAGCGGGCGCTCAACGACTGGGCGCGCGAGATCGGGGGCTTCGAGGGCAACGCCCAGAGCCTGCGCATCCTCAGCCGCCTCGAGCCCAAGGTCGTCGGCGAGACCGGCCGCAGCTTCGGCCTCAACCTCACCAGGGCGAGCCTCGACGCCAGCTGCAAGTACCCGTGGTCGGCGAGCGACCCCGTTCAAGACCCGAGCGGCCGCCTGAAGTACGGCGTCTACGACGACGACATCGAGGTGTTCGACTGGTTCCGGGCCGAGGCGCCCTCACGCCGGCTCTGTGTCGAGGCGCAGGTGATGGATCTCTCCGACGACATCGCCTACTCCGTGCACGACTTCGAAGACGCCGTGCTGAACGGCTACATCGACGTCTCGGTGCTCGGCGACCGGGTCGACCACGCCGACCTGGTGCGCCGCATCCACCTACGGGCGGGCGGCGGCTTCGAGCTCGACGAGCTGGCCGAGGCCTTCGACCGCCTCGACTCGCTGAAGGTCTGGCTGTCGGAGTGGGACGATTCGCGCGCCGCCCACGCCTCTCTGAAGAACCTCACCAGCCAGCTGATCGGACGCTTCGCCGGTGCGGCGACGCGCGCCACGCGGGAGGCGTTCCCCACCCCGAGCATCACCCGCTACGGCGCCGACGTCGTGGTTCCCGACTGGGTCGCCGCCGAGATCGCGACGTTGAAGGGCATCGTGTCGGTCTTCGTCATGAGCACGGATGCGCGCCAGCCCCTGTACGTCGACCAGCGTGAACTGCTCGGCGAGCTCGCCGACGCTCTGCTCGAGTCGGAGGGTGCAAACCTCGACGCCGCCTTCGCCGCTGACTGGCGGGAGGCCGTCGACGACACGGCACGCCGGCGCGTCGTCGTCGACCAGGTGGCGAGCCTCACCGACCAGACCGCCGTGGCCTGGTACGAGCGGCTGTGCGGCGGCTCGCGACCGAGGCTCGCCCTCCCCGTGCGGAACGTGTCGTGA
- the dnaG gene encoding DNA primase, whose translation MAGLIRRSDIDEVRSRINIADVVGDFVTLKSAGVGSMKGLCPFHDERSPSFHVRPQVGYYHCFGCGEGGDVFTFLQKMDHVTFSEAVERLAATIGYQLHYEDGGAAVDHGNRARLLAANEAAREYFTEQLTAPGADAGRAFLGERGFDASAASRFGVGYAPQGWDNLGKHLRGRGFTEAELSAAGLVSQGDRGSYDRFRGRLVWPIRDQTGQTVGFGARRLFDDDKGPKYLNTPETAVYHKAQVLYGLDLAKRDISRTRQVVVVEGYTDVMACHLAGVTTAVATCGTSFGVDHIKIMRRVLSDDSSGLGEVVFTFDPDAAGQKAALRAFSEEQRFAAQTYVAVAPDGLDPCDLRLAKGDDAVRRLVKSKKPMFEFVIKQKLAAYDLDSVEGRVAALRDAAPVVADIRDSALRPAYTRELAKMLAMELGEVSQVVERSGSRSGGGDRGAERGGDRGDRGDRGDRGALPRGGDHGIGGARPGDGGRVDPAASGVLAVSESSVPSVTSLAPEPAVRPRVTLTQLPVTTAMRTERDALVAILQTPVIVGRDLIAHATVCGFSNAPLAAVRDSIGRNLDAFDSPQWVATVQADVPEEYRTLVEELAVAPIPERPERQPEGYLRSIVRDLITRHLQRRKDDLIGRLQRTDAVADPVGYRDLQVQLVQLEADRRAFLAE comes from the coding sequence ATGGCAGGTCTGATCCGCCGCAGCGACATCGACGAGGTGCGCTCGCGCATCAACATCGCCGACGTGGTGGGCGACTTCGTCACCCTGAAGAGCGCCGGGGTCGGCTCGATGAAGGGGCTGTGCCCGTTCCACGACGAGCGGTCGCCGAGCTTCCACGTCCGTCCCCAGGTCGGCTACTACCACTGCTTCGGCTGCGGCGAGGGCGGCGACGTCTTCACCTTCCTGCAGAAGATGGACCACGTCACCTTCTCGGAGGCGGTGGAGCGACTCGCCGCCACCATCGGCTACCAACTGCACTACGAAGACGGCGGCGCCGCCGTCGACCACGGCAACCGCGCACGCCTGCTCGCGGCGAACGAGGCGGCGCGGGAGTACTTCACCGAGCAACTCACGGCACCCGGCGCCGACGCCGGGCGGGCCTTCCTCGGCGAACGAGGCTTCGATGCGTCGGCTGCCTCCCGTTTCGGTGTCGGCTACGCCCCACAGGGATGGGACAACCTGGGCAAGCATCTGCGCGGGCGGGGCTTCACCGAGGCCGAGCTCTCGGCGGCGGGGCTCGTGAGCCAGGGCGACCGCGGCAGCTACGACCGGTTCCGCGGCCGGCTGGTCTGGCCCATCCGCGATCAGACCGGTCAGACCGTCGGCTTCGGCGCACGCCGCCTGTTCGACGACGACAAGGGCCCGAAGTACCTCAACACCCCCGAGACCGCCGTGTACCACAAGGCCCAGGTGCTCTACGGGCTCGACCTCGCCAAGCGCGACATCTCGCGCACCCGCCAGGTGGTGGTCGTCGAGGGATACACCGACGTGATGGCCTGCCACCTCGCCGGGGTCACCACCGCGGTGGCCACCTGCGGCACCTCCTTCGGCGTCGACCACATCAAGATCATGCGGCGCGTGCTCTCCGACGACAGCTCGGGGCTCGGCGAGGTCGTCTTCACCTTCGATCCTGACGCCGCGGGCCAGAAGGCGGCGCTCCGCGCGTTCAGCGAGGAGCAGCGGTTCGCCGCGCAGACCTACGTTGCCGTGGCGCCTGACGGGCTCGACCCTTGCGATCTGCGTCTGGCGAAGGGCGACGACGCGGTGCGCCGGCTCGTGAAGAGCAAGAAGCCGATGTTCGAGTTCGTCATCAAGCAGAAGCTCGCCGCCTACGACCTCGACTCGGTGGAGGGACGGGTCGCGGCGCTCCGCGACGCCGCGCCGGTGGTCGCCGACATCCGCGACAGCGCCCTGCGCCCCGCCTACACCCGTGAGCTCGCGAAGATGCTCGCGATGGAGCTGGGCGAGGTGAGCCAGGTGGTCGAGCGTTCGGGCAGCCGTTCGGGCGGAGGCGACCGGGGGGCCGAGCGCGGCGGTGACCGCGGCGATCGTGGTGACCGCGGCGATCGCGGGGCCCTCCCGCGAGGTGGCGATCATGGAATCGGGGGAGCGCGGCCCGGCGACGGCGGCCGTGTCGACCCCGCGGCATCCGGTGTGCTGGCGGTGTCGGAGTCGTCGGTGCCCTCGGTCACGAGCCTCGCCCCCGAGCCGGCCGTGCGCCCCCGGGTCACTCTCACCCAGCTGCCCGTCACCACGGCGATGCGCACGGAGCGCGACGCGCTCGTCGCCATCCTGCAGACCCCCGTCATCGTCGGCCGCGACCTCATCGCCCACGCCACCGTGTGCGGGTTCAGCAATGCACCCCTCGCAGCCGTGCGCGACTCCATCGGGCGCAACCTCGACGCCTTCGACAGCCCGCAGTGGGTGGCAACGGTGCAGGCCGACGTGCCGGAGGAGTACCGCACGCTCGTCGAAGAACTCGCTGTCGCCCCCATTCCCGAACGTCCCGAGCGCCAGCCTGAGGGCTACCTCCGCAGCATCGTGCGCGACCTCATCACCCGGCACCTCC
- the dusB gene encoding tRNA dihydrouridine synthase DusB yields the protein MTSSTLLAGGSKLAIGPIELDVPVVLAPMAGITNTAFRRLCREFGAGLYVSEMITSRALVERTPETMRLITHHPSETPRSIQLYGVDPKTMADAARILVDEDRTDHIDMNFGCPVPKVTRKGGGAALPWKLDLFREIVESVVDAAGDIPVTVKMRKGIDSDHLTYLEAARAAEGAGVAAIALHARTASDFYSGTADWGAIATLKETITGVPVLGNGDIWSGEDAVRMVDETGCDGVVVGRGCLGRPWLFGDLSAAFRVRSGELPAEEAAALRAAPSLGDVARTLRRHAELLTEFFGDEDRACRDIRKHVAWYLKGYPAGHEVRAALSTVKTLDAMDEILATLDWSMPYPGADAEGPRGRTGSPKKPALPEHWLDSRALGGAGRADLAEAELDHSGG from the coding sequence ATGACTTCCTCCACTCTCCTCGCGGGCGGCTCCAAGCTCGCCATCGGCCCCATCGAGCTCGACGTCCCCGTCGTGCTCGCACCCATGGCCGGCATCACGAACACCGCGTTCCGCCGCCTGTGCCGGGAGTTCGGTGCCGGTCTGTACGTGAGCGAGATGATCACGAGCCGCGCCCTCGTCGAGCGCACGCCAGAGACGATGCGGCTCATCACCCACCACCCGAGCGAGACGCCGCGGTCGATCCAGCTCTACGGTGTCGACCCGAAGACGATGGCCGACGCGGCCCGCATCCTGGTCGACGAAGACCGCACCGACCACATCGACATGAACTTCGGCTGCCCCGTGCCGAAGGTCACCCGAAAGGGCGGGGGAGCGGCACTGCCCTGGAAGCTCGATCTCTTCCGAGAGATCGTGGAGTCGGTCGTCGACGCCGCGGGAGACATCCCGGTGACGGTGAAGATGCGCAAGGGCATCGACTCCGACCACCTCACCTACCTCGAGGCCGCCCGCGCGGCGGAGGGCGCGGGGGTCGCCGCCATCGCCCTGCACGCCCGCACCGCCTCCGACTTCTACAGCGGCACGGCCGACTGGGGCGCCATCGCCACCCTGAAAGAGACCATCACCGGTGTTCCGGTGCTCGGCAACGGCGACATCTGGTCGGGAGAAGATGCGGTGCGCATGGTCGACGAGACCGGGTGCGACGGCGTGGTGGTCGGTCGCGGTTGTCTCGGGCGCCCGTGGCTGTTCGGCGACCTCTCCGCGGCGTTCCGGGTGCGGTCGGGCGAGCTCCCCGCAGAGGAGGCGGCGGCACTGCGCGCGGCCCCCTCGCTGGGCGACGTCGCGCGTACCCTGCGCCGGCACGCCGAGCTGCTCACCGAGTTCTTCGGCGACGAAGACCGCGCCTGCCGCGACATCCGCAAGCACGTCGCCTGGTACCTCAAGGGCTATCCGGCCGGCCACGAGGTGCGGGCAGCGCTCAGCACCGTGAAGACGCTCGACGCGATGGACGAGATCCTCGCCACCCTCGACTGGTCGATGCCCTACCCGGGGGCTGACGCCGAGGGCCCCCGGGGCCGCACCGGCAGCCCCAAGAAGCCCGCCCTGCCCGAGCACTGGCTCGACTCGCGCGCCCTCGGCGGCGCGGGGCGCGCCGACCTCGCCGAAGCCGAACTGGACCACAGCGGTGGCTGA
- a CDS encoding aminoacyl-tRNA deacylase — MENSSDTAAQPEGIERVRADAARLGLDVEIVERPAADSLEAAAALLALEPADIMKSLVVKRHDGGFLFALIPGDRQISWPKLRALVGVNRLSMPHQDVAREATGYERGTITPLGSSTPWPVYLDAAFAGRSRVAMGAGAHGHSAFVDADALAAALGATVADISDPMAPRS, encoded by the coding sequence GTGGAGAACTCATCCGACACCGCAGCCCAGCCCGAGGGGATCGAGCGGGTGCGCGCCGACGCCGCGCGCCTCGGACTCGACGTGGAGATCGTCGAACGGCCCGCCGCCGACTCGCTCGAGGCCGCCGCGGCGCTGCTCGCCCTCGAGCCCGCCGACATCATGAAGAGCCTCGTCGTGAAGCGCCACGACGGCGGCTTCCTGTTCGCACTCATCCCGGGCGACCGCCAGATCAGCTGGCCGAAGCTGCGCGCGCTGGTGGGGGTCAACCGGCTGTCGATGCCCCACCAGGACGTGGCTCGCGAGGCAACGGGGTACGAACGCGGCACCATCACCCCGCTCGGCAGCAGTACGCCGTGGCCGGTGTACCTCGATGCGGCGTTCGCCGGCCGGTCACGTGTCGCGATGGGGGCGGGTGCGCACGGCCACAGCGCCTTCGTCGACGCCGATGCGCTGGCCGCCGCGCTCGGGGCCACTGTGGCCGACATCTCCGATCCGATGGCGCCGCGGTCGTGA